AGTAGACGATGTCGCCTTCCTTGATGACGTAGTCCCGCCCTTCGAGCCGGAACAGCCCCTTCTCCCTCACCTTCGCCTCCGACCCGCAGGCGATCAGGTCGTCGTAATGGTAGACCTCGGCGCGGATGAAGCCCCGCTCCATGTCCGAATGGATCTTGCCCGCCGCCTGGGCGGCCTTCGTCCCCTCCCGGAT
The sequence above is a segment of the Nitrospirota bacterium genome. Coding sequences within it:
- a CDS encoding DUF933 domain-containing protein, with the protein product IREGTKAAQAAGKIHSDMERGFIRAEVYHYDDLIACGSEAKVREKGLFRLEGRDYVIKEGDIVYFRFNV